GGTACGGGCCACCGTCTCGGATATGGGGCCGCTCCTTCTCGGGCGGCTGCTCAATCTCACCGAAGTCCAGGCGGGAGTGCTCAATCTGGCCTTCCGCATCGCCGACGACAACGGTCTGCTGCTCCTCGACTTGAAAGACCTGCAGGCGATGGTCCGCCACTTGGGCGAGAACGCTTCCCAGTACACCACCAGCTACGGCAATATTTCCACCGCCAGCGTCGGCGCCATCCAGCGTGCCCTGATCTCCCTGGAAGATCAGGGCGGTGACAGCTTTTTCGGCGAACCGGCGCTGGAGCTCACCGATCTCATGCGCACCGACCTCTCCGGGCGGGGGATGGTCAACATCCTGGCGGCGGATCAGCTCATTCTCTCGCCGCAGCTCTATTCCACCTTTTTGCTCTGGCTGCTGTCGGAACTTTTCGAACGCCTCCCCGAGGTCGGCGACCTGGAAAAGCCACGCCTGGTCTTCTTCTTCGACGAAGCCCATCTCCTCTTCGACGAAGCGCCCAAGAGCCTGCGCGACAAGATCGAGCAGGTGGTGCGCCTGATCCGTTCCAAGGGCGTGGGGATTTACTTCGTGACCCAGAGTCCGAGCGATGTCCCCGACGAGGTTCTCGGCCAGCTCGGCAACCGCGTCCAGCATGCCCTGCGCGCCTTCACCCCGCGCGATCAGAAGGCGGTGCGCACCGCCGCCGAAACCTTCCGCCCCAATCCCAAACTCGACACCGCCCGGGTCATCACCGAACTGGGGGTGGGGGAGGCGCTCCTTTCGGTGCTCGACGCCAAGGGGACGCCGACCATGGTCGAGCGGGCTCTGGTCTGTCCGCCCCGCAGCCGCCTGCGCCCCCTGGACGAGGGGGAGCGCCGTCAGGTTCTTCAGGGTTCCCCCCTCTTCGGCCGCTACGAGCAGGTCATCGACCGGGAATCGGCCCATGAAATTTTGCGCGAGCGGGCGCAGCGCGAGCAGGAGCGCGCCGCCCTCGAAGCGGAACTGGCCCAAAGCCGGCCCCAGGCGAACAAACCGGCAGCTCGACGCGGCCGCCAGCCGGACAGCCTGGTGGAGTCCCTGGCCAAGAGCGCGGCCCGCAGCATCGGCACCCAGGTCGGCCGCTCGCTGATTCGCGGCGTCCTCGGCTCCCTCTTCGGCGGCCGCCGCTAAATCCGCCATGGGCCTTTCCCCCGCGCTACGGCAGGGCTTGTGCCTGAGCTGTCTCGGTGCGGCCGCCCTGGTCGGCTGGGGACTGGGCGAAGGGGGGATTCCCCTCGGCTCCCTGACCGGTGCCGCCGCCCTGCTGATCCTGGTCTTCGGCGCGGGCGGCCTGGCCCCCTCCCCCCAGCGGCGGGAAAAGTACTATGTCATGGCCGCCGCGCTGATCCTCTTTCTCGGGAGTTGGTCAGCGGGTCAGGCAACGGACCGCCGCGCCTATGCTGAGTGCCTGGAACGGGGGGAGGAGGTTCGCGCCGCCTTGGAGGTCTTTCGCCACAAACAGGGTCGCTATCCGGACAGGTTGGCGCAGCTGACCGTGGAACTGCCCGGCCGCCGCCTTCTGCTTCCCGATTTGCTTCGCTACCGGCGCTCGGGCGACGACTACGAACTGACCTTTTTCCGGGGGAACCTGCGCTTTGCCGCCGGCCGCCACCTCCCCTTCAGCGCCCAGCGCCAGGAGCCCTGACCATGGAACACGCCACCGTACACAGCCTGCGCACCCACCAGGAACTTCCCCTGCCCCTCGACGAGGTCTTCGCCTTTTTCGCCGATGCCGGCAACCTGGAACGGATCACCCCGCCAGAACTGAACTTCCGCATTCTCACCCCGCAGCCCATCAACGTCGCCGAGGGCACCTTCATCGATTACCGCTTGCGCCTCTTTGGCCTCCCCTTTTCGTGGAAAACGGAAATCACCAAATGGGAGCCCCCGCACCAGTTCGTTGACGAACAGCGCCAGGGGCCGTACCGCCAGTGGATTCACCGCCACCGTTTCAGCGCCACCTCCGGGGGGACGCTCATGGAAGATGAGGTTCTCTACCAGCTCCCTCTGGCCCCTCTGGGAAATCTCGCCCTGCCCTTGATCCGGCTGCAGCTGGGGCGGATTTTCAACTACCGGAAAGAGGCCATTCGGTGTATTCTCGGCGGAAGTTGAGGCTCCGGAGCGCTCCGGATGTTGCCCCGGCACTGGAGACGAGATGAAAGAGATCACCGCTATCGAGCACATGCCCCGCCTGGATCCCAACGGACTGATGCGGCTGATGTCCTGGGTCACGGTCCTGTCCCTGCTGGTCATCCTCTCTCTGGCCGGCTACGGCATTCACCGGGTCTTCACCGCCCACGTCATCCACAATGCCGAAGAGACCGCCGTGGGGCTGAGCGAACTGCTCTCCGGCGAAGGCCGGCTCCTTCTCGACAAATCCGGACACCTGACCCTCTCCGCCCCGAACCGGGAACGTCTCGACCACCGCCTGCGCACCCTCTCCGCCCCCTTCGACGTGGTCAAAATCAAGATCTACGACGCCACGGGGAAAATCCTCTACAGCACTGACCCAGGCATTATCGGCCAGATCGACGAGGGCAACCCGCGCCTGACTAAAGCCCTCGCGGGTCAGGTCGACAGCCGTCTGGAGAGCCGGGAAACGGTTCTCGATCTGGCCGACGAGCAGCAGTTCGACGTCGATGTGGTCGAAACCTACGTGCCGATTCTCGACGACCACCAGATCGCCGGCTGCTTCGAGCTGTACATGGACGTTACCCGCTACCGCGAGGAAATCCGCCGGGGGGTGCTGGCCTCGACCGGGCTCTTGGCCCTGATTC
This DNA window, taken from Desulfuromonas acetexigens, encodes the following:
- a CDS encoding SRPBCC family protein, whose translation is MEHATVHSLRTHQELPLPLDEVFAFFADAGNLERITPPELNFRILTPQPINVAEGTFIDYRLRLFGLPFSWKTEITKWEPPHQFVDEQRQGPYRQWIHRHRFSATSGGTLMEDEVLYQLPLAPLGNLALPLIRLQLGRIFNYRKEAIRCILGGS
- a CDS encoding GGDEF domain-containing protein: MKEITAIEHMPRLDPNGLMRLMSWVTVLSLLVILSLAGYGIHRVFTAHVIHNAEETAVGLSELLSGEGRLLLDKSGHLTLSAPNRERLDHRLRTLSAPFDVVKIKIYDATGKILYSTDPGIIGQIDEGNPRLTKALAGQVDSRLESRETVLDLADEQQFDVDVVETYVPILDDHQIAGCFELYMDVTRYREEIRRGVLASTGLLALILVSVFTAAFLVVRRGVLQLRQAQEQLTQLTSIDPLTGAFNRGEILNRARKEASRLRRAMNQSPDQAIALVMVDIDRFKAINDRHGYLVGDTVLRQVVRRIKIELRDYDLFGRYGGEEFLAILPGSDLPAALAVAERIRQAVGETPLDVEGQSLPVTISLGVAILAGDVLDLTGTLQQADEALSRAKSTGRNRVCCAEAETPPEETQP
- a CDS encoding helicase HerA-like domain-containing protein; translated protein: MTAPAPLLLARGDQDIALLPRMANRHGLVAGATGTGKTITLRLLAEGFSRMGVPVFLADIKGDLSGMAAAGEGHPKIVERAAQLGLNDFAPEAFPVIFWDLFGKQGHPVRATVSDMGPLLLGRLLNLTEVQAGVLNLAFRIADDNGLLLLDLKDLQAMVRHLGENASQYTTSYGNISTASVGAIQRALISLEDQGGDSFFGEPALELTDLMRTDLSGRGMVNILAADQLILSPQLYSTFLLWLLSELFERLPEVGDLEKPRLVFFFDEAHLLFDEAPKSLRDKIEQVVRLIRSKGVGIYFVTQSPSDVPDEVLGQLGNRVQHALRAFTPRDQKAVRTAAETFRPNPKLDTARVITELGVGEALLSVLDAKGTPTMVERALVCPPRSRLRPLDEGERRQVLQGSPLFGRYEQVIDRESAHEILRERAQREQERAALEAELAQSRPQANKPAARRGRQPDSLVESLAKSAARSIGTQVGRSLIRGVLGSLFGGRR